The genome window ggggcagccaatggtgatatgaccacagtcacagatccggtcgagtgacaaatactgtgggtagttggttgataataaacatatgtaaaaactcttaatactgtgaattataacaaatgtgtcgttttagtaaatagaatgattcactcagtatttccccgctgacaaaacctttttcaaaaattttacaggtgatctactgtaattcaggaaaagtgccgggggagcatttcaagcttaagatagtggctcagtataaaataaagaaatatgttttgaaataaagatttatcagaaaaatcttattattgtaaattatcggagttttatcccgagttgtgaaataaaataatcgggaaaagtttttagctttataacgatcctgatgttaaaattccgctgctaaaatcacataaataaatatcacgggatttctgtcccgcggctcctgaaacgggtcaaaccgggtcgggggccgtgacattggTTATAATCGATACTTCTACCATGCAACCCGCACACTAAAATCCGACTGCGTGAGCTTAGAATAACGGGTTGGCTCTAATCAATTAACGGCGTTTGGTTAGACATTAGATAGAGCGGAAGTCTGAACTGTGTGATGTCTAGTGTCGATACAAACTATTATTTAAAAAGGATCATTGCACCGTGACCGTTAATGATCGTAAGTCGAACCGAATCAAGAAATTGTCCTGGTGTTGAAATTAGTTTTTAACATCTGAATATTCCAACCACTTTAATTAGCTTTCCTTTTTAATCTAAAAATTATAAATTGTTTTTACATTTAGTTAAATTAAAAACTCCCCTTTCAATACAATCGTATCTGTGTTCAAAACATTTTGGCATAATTAGTTAACATGTATCCCTATGGACACGAACTTTACTTCTACTCAAACTAGTAGTtttcttattattttatttgCTGGATTCGACACCCAACAAATTGGCGCCATTGTCGGGGATACGGCAAATTTAATCGTTTTATGCCAAGATCTTTGCATACAGGTACACCATTCGAGATTGATCCAGAGATTGAGAAAACAACAAAGAGATTAAGGAGGCAAGCAAAACAACGAAAGAAGTTAGCAAGATCCTCAACCTCTATATCTTCACCTCTGGTCACCAACATTTGGCAAGACGTACTCTTGTCAAGTGAATCTGAAACCGAAACGGAATCACAATCCCATCAAGAAACACCAATCATTCCACCACACTCACCTACCCATACCCACCAAGAACCACACTCACCTACCCATACCCACCAAGAACCAAACTCACTGGAACCGCAAATTCCTACAGTTACAATGGCAGCTGAACAAACCCTTAGACAGTGGGCGACTCGTGATGTCCCACAACAGCCTCTTTGCATTAACTACCCTACTGTGGAAAACTTTGAGCTAAAATCCGGACTCATTCACCTTTTACCACTTTTCCGAGGCCTAGAGAATGAAGACCCACACAAGTTCCTCAAAGAGTTCCACGTTGTGTGCTCCGGTATGAAGCCCCATAACGTCACTGAAGACCAAATCAAGCTAAGGACATTCCCCTTTGCTCTTCAAGACTTAGCAAAAGAATGGCTACATTACCTACCACCGGGGTCGGTAACTATTTGGAATGAACTTGCAAAGCTGTTTCTAGACAAATACTTCCCAGAAGTCAAAGCTTCGATCCTACGCAAGGAGATCATCGGAATCAAGCAACTAAAACGAGAAGCCTTGCACACTTATTGGGACAGGTTTAAAAAGTCGTGTGCTCGTTGCCCACAACATGGCATAACTGATCACCAACTCCTTCAATACTTTTGTGAAGGATTAGCACTAATGGAGAGGCGTTTGATAAATGCGTCTAGTGGAGGAGCTCTACTCGATAAAACACCTACTCAAATTAGAGCCTTGATTACCTCCATAGCTGAAGACACCAAGCACTCAACACAAGAAAATGAGTGGTACACAGATGTTCCACGAAAAGTCAAGGAAATGAGCACCCCTCACGTTGAAACTCAGCTAGCTGAGTTAACCAAAGCAGTCATGCAACTCACTAAGGACAAGAGTACCGAGCCACCAGCACGAGCTTGTGGAATTTGTCTATAATTTGGACACCCCACTGATATGTGTCCCACACTGCAAGATGATGTTGAACAAGCACAAGCACTTGGAGGTTACCCGAGGCAAAATTCAAGACAATATGAACAAACCCGAGGCAATcatgtcacagcccccgacccaccctgggagcgggagccgtgagccagtcagatggtatcggtgtttattaattacgCAGTGGAAAGATTTTCaccaggatcgtagttaggaaataatttcagagtttgtaaaacaccaaacctttaatattaaacaaatgggttAAAACCCATATTCCATTCAATTGTTTCtatagggataaacccaaataaataaaatataaatttcttcttttattcaggtatttatagccactttatttaagtcttcagtgctccatagctggcttctattaTCTTTACAGCAAATTACCTAAGacacgttttgaaaacattttatcagcaataaatactggcgagttcattccatttttataaaaatatattgttatactttaCAACATTAAGGGTTTTTATATTCGTTTATATTTACCCAACTTAACCAGTATTTGTCACACGGTGACAGTTCCgatgtgacagtggtcatatcactcattggctcactttcgtccaatagtgaatttatcaagTAATTATATCTTACTATTATTCAAAGGTATTTGTCACTAGGCGGTTCCCGTGTCGGTGGTcaaatcactgttgatcattctttcaactagtgactggGGTCATAAAACTGTTGATTattctctcaactagtgcctGTGGTCGTATCACTGTTGATcgttctctcaactagtgactgttgttataacactgttgatcattctctcaactagtgcctTTGGTTatgtcactgttgatcattctctcaactagtgactctggtcatATTACTGtttatatcactgttgatcattctttaaACTAGTGACTCCGAACTTAGTAGTGTCTTATGATATTACTTTGTTAGATATGTTTTCTATGGCACAAAACCAATTAACCTAGAAAATGAAATATATCATTTTCTGTCCAATTAATAGCTATAACtttatcaaatataatatattaattaaataattgagatattattatttaatatattaacatGACTAAGATTAAAAATATAGTCTTAGTATAGtagaatatattatatttgacatatTTTATTATGGTATACATTTATTGACTAAACATTATTTTATAATGTTAATAGTAATTCaggtttattaaatatattttctttaatatatattttaataatgatTAATAAAGCTCTATTTTATATACACACCATTTAGATTTTATTTCAATCATACATTAAGTTTATTAATGATTtaatgtaaaaataatattagttataagCTATGGCTACTGGGGCACAATTTCCCTCGTGCTTGTGGTCATGTTATTATTGGCTAACTTTTTGGCCAATTATAACGAGGGTCAAGTAATGTATAAAACCTCCCAAACCGGCAGTTATTGTAGAATACAAAATTTTAATCGCTGTAAGTATAACTGATAAATATTTAGGATTTTGGAAagcatttttaaatataattgtaTCACAAAAATGTGATAAAAAGGAGAatggctcacaaactgtgagaaaagagaatggactcactttgtaactttagggttcaactaaaAGCCTCCTGGTATAATCTTGGGTATAACTCCTGagctatttaataaaatatataatgcactcgcgttaagtatagtaacccaattcaactttatccctacgtcacgagacagaacccccaACGAACTTAATTGGatagagccttgacatgcgttacgggaccctagatcaatcggacaAGGTATCAGTgtcaggggttaaaacacttaaaacagagcagggctttattattaaaaataaaaaagaataaacaatatagaatttttttttttgagagaGAGTTGGCAAGATAGGCAAAAGACAGAGTAGAAGGGGTGAGCCACTCAATATTGAATGTTCTATTTATAGTGAGTTCACAAGTTCTTGAAGTGCACGAAATCGAGGACGCGTCCACCATTTCACATAAATGCTCGTATACACGTACAAATGATTTATAAGTattgattttgattatttgattattttatttttactttaatGTTTACTTGAATATTTTATTAGTACACATAAACACTAACAAACATTAATGTATTGTTaggtttttaattattttattattatatattataattaattcagctgcttcattTATTTGGCGCTCATTACTTcaaaaatataacgttttataaaacaatgaatatgtcattagaacgagaatattcttatctacattttgaactacgtttcattaaaaattgagtaggttcaaatataatgtatttttataatttaattattaaatggttcctaGGCCCGTCTAGGTACTTTATATTTCTAATAGTCAATTTACCCGTAATCTACCcgtttaataatataagttttatatACTTGATTTTAATATAGAAATGTCACACATATACAAGCCAATTAATTAGTATAACATTCAaaccaaatatatataaaatagtttttaaaactatatgggtcgaataattatttttaaatataaaactAGTTACTGatggttaataaatttaaagaacctataattcttatatgataaaaaatGGAAATGTTACAAATCAGAATTAGGGACATCCTCCCAACATGAATTTCCAACAAAGGCCTCAACAATATCAACAACGCCCAACCTTTCAAAGTAATCAACAACCGCAAAACTTTCAGCCTCGACAACAGCAACCCGCCCAACAACAAACGGGCAGCTCGGGAATATCTTTGCAAGATATTGTGAAAAGTTTGGCAACCGGCACGCATACGTTCCAACAGGAGACTAAAGCTAGCATAAAGAATTTGGAACAATAAATGGCTTAACTCGCCACCTCGGTGAGTAAGATAGAGTCATAAGGAAAACTGCATCCACAAACCGAGGCAAATCCTACGCACAAAGCTTGTGCTGTTACCTTGAGAAGCGGTAAGAGTTATGATGGTCCGACAATgcaaaaagaggaagaagaggttgttgttgagaagaaggaTACGGAGAAACCTAAGGCTCCAAAATCAGATGAAGTCAAGGCAAAGTTCATCACTCCTCCTCCATTCCCCTCAAGGCTGAGAAGCACACAAAAGCAAAGAGAGGAATAGGAAATCATGGAGACCTTTCGGAAGGTAGAGGTAAACATTCCCCTTCTTGATGCTATTAAACAGGTTCCACGATATGCAAATTTCTTAAAAGAACTTTGCACATCAAAGAAAAAGCTAAAAGGTAACGAAACTGTCAAGGTAGGTGAAACCATCTCGgctgttttacaaaaaaaaaaaaaagaaaaaaaaaaccctaccACAAAAGTGCAATGACCCGGGTGTTTTCACGGTTCCTTGTAAATTGGGAAATCTTAGCATACCACGAGCCATGCTCGACCTTGGAGCCTCTATTAACGTCCTACCAAATTCTATTTTCAAAAAACTTAATGTAGGACCGTTAGAAAGGACCGGGGTGGTCATTCAATTGGCCGATCGATCCTTAGTATACCCAAAGGGTGTATTAGAGGATGTTTTGGTCCAAGTGAATGAATTGGTATTTACGGCTGATTTCTATGTGTTGGACATGGAGGATGATGATACTCCACACTCAAGTTCCATTTTGTTAGGGAGGCCATTTTTGAAAACTGCAAAAACAAAAATTGATGTCTATAGTGGCACCCTATCAATGGAATTTGATGGAGAAGTTATCAATTTTAATATATATGATGATATGCGTTACCCAAGTGATGTTTCATCTTTGAATTGGTTATATGTTATTGAACCCTTATCTGATGATTGTTTTGAGTTATCTAACCATGATGTTCTAGCGTTAGTGTTAAATAGAAGCATTGATGAAGTTGCAGCAAAAGAACTTACTGAAAAGTTCAAGCTTGGGGAGGATTTGATGGAAGTAGTAGCGTTTATGGTTGCACAAAAGAAAACCAAGTATGAAGCACCAAAAACACTATTACCAATTACTAACCAAAAGCTTCTTCCATCTATTGTACAGGCACCGGAGTTAGAGTTGAAGACCCTCCCCGATCACCTTAAATATGTGTATCTTGGGGAGAAGGATACATTACCGGTAATCATATCCAACAAGTTGACGAGCAGTTGAGTTGGTCAACACACTCAAACACTACAAGGAAGCAATTGGGTGGGCCATTGCCGACATAAAAGGATTGAGCCCATCACTTTGTATGCACAAAATCCTCATGGAGGAAGATTACAAGCCAACACAGGAAGCACAAAGAATGTTGAATCCTCCCATGATGGAGGTAGTGAAGAAGGAGATCTTGAAGTTGTTGAATGCAGGTATGATCTATCCAATTTCTGATAGCAAATGGGTAAGCCCCATACAAGTTGTGCCAAAGAAAACAGGTATCACCATGACTGAAAACGAACAAGGTGAATTGGTCCCCACCCGTGTACAAAACGGGTGGAGAGTGTGCATATACTATAGAAAGCTTAATACCTCGACCCGCAAGGACCATTTCCCGTTTCCATTTATTGACCAAATGTTAGAAAGGTTGGTGGGAAAGACTCATTATTGTTGTTTGGGAGGGTATCCCAGATTTCATTAAATACCCGTCGCGCCGGAAGAACAAGAGAAAACTACATTTATGTGCCCCTTTGGCACGTTTGCGTACCGGTGTATGCCTTTTGgactttgcaatgctcctgtctgttggtgcagttgtctgtcgactacatcttagttcgagtttTAGGGCAGGGCTGATTGTACTGTGAACAGTAAACGAGAAATCTTGTATTGTATAGGGCCACTTATAGGGTAGATGAGGTGGATCGCTTATGCGACATTCATGATGGATCGCTCATCTGTCACTTGttaggatcgctcatatggatctgtccatataagcgacccatgatgcctataaataggtcatatgagcggttccagtAAGTTAGAGTCCGTAGGTGTATTCTAGTGTGTaacggcgaagctctgcccgtttgtctccaaaagcttgtaatttgacagttaatcaatacaggagacgttaagtagtgaaatcaggCTTTACGAAGACtatttcaatgaattccgcctctgatttagtctaagcactcttctgaacgactcgtcaggttGACAAACGTTCCTACACTGTGTATGGTAAGCATTTTTCCAGATTATGTTGAGGAAATAattgaagtgtttatggatgatcTCACGGTTTATGGAAATTCTTTTGATGAATGTTTAAGAAATTTGACTAAAATTTTGGAAAGATGTATTGAAACCAACCTTGTTTTGAATTATGAAAAATGTCATTTTATGGTTGATCAAGGCATCATTTTAGGTCAAGTTGTCTCTTCAAAAGGGCTCAAGGTAGATAAAGCAAAAATTGATATAATTAAATCTCTACGTTATCCTAATAGTGTTCGTGAGGTACGTTCTTTTCTTGGTCATGCAGGATTCTAccgaaggtttatcaaggacttttccaAGATAACTTGACAAATGTGTGAGCTCTTAGAAAAAGATGTTGAATTTGTTTTCTCCGAATCATGCAAGCAAGCCTTTGACACTTTGAAGAATCTGTTAGTCACCGCACCTGTAATCCAACCACCGGATTGGAGTCTACCATTCGAGATCATGTATGACGCAAGCAATCATGTGGTAGGAGCGGTGTTGGCTCAAAGGAAGGATCGAGTTCCACATGTGATCTACTATGCTTCGGAGACCTTGGATCATGCTCAAAGCAACTACTCGACAACAAAAAAGAGCTTTTAGCCATTgtttttgtcacaccctcaaaatccatatgcagagtattaccgcgaggcgtgtgactgaccaggatcatgccaccaatcatattgaacaatacaTAAAAACAAATAAAGTTCATCACAACCAATACGATTAGTGTTTACGAAAGGAATTATCCAAAACCAAGTTTAAGTGTCAGTGGAAGCATAAAGTTAGAAACTCAAATTAATAGTTTAGTTCATAATGTTCAATAGGAACCCAACAAATGGTTCCCTGCCACAACGACTCCTTCTCCATGCAAGCCCCAGCagaagtacctaacgacctgcaaagcatgtagtaacgtgTCAACATAAAGTTAGCGAGTTCATAGTTGTTTAGTGTTATTCCAAAaacataagttttttttttaaattactctATTCTTTATAAAACATGTCACGGGGGGCTACCCCATTGTTATAAGCTACTAAACCCGTACCATACCGAAACCAACTGGGATTATGTTtagtgccccgagtcaatgtctatcatcatgaCTAAGTGCCCAGGCATACTAGTTCACTctcgtcctctgcggcacggtgtgaggcttgttaGACCTaatagcgctactaactaatatcCCATTCGCCATTGGCCTGACGATTAATCGGTATAAAATGTGTGGGGACTTTTAGATAGAGTTCCGTCTAGTCCGCATAAGACATGTTATATAAATAGTAAATTAACGTTCCGTCCCACACAAGGAGACAAGGTTGCCCGTATTCTAACCAAGGAGAATACGTAGttgtatcccacacaaggagatagttATTGTTTGTTCCGTTTCCAATCCACCGGGAATACATGCTTTTataaaaagtgtgaactcaccttagtttagCTCGGCAGATAAAAGTCACTTGAGCTAATGTGGTtaaccacgtcctattatggttaccataCAAATCAGGTTCATATTCAAGTAATACACGCATTTTCCTACATGTATACTAACAGGTTGCATACGAATAATGATAATCACGTATCACTTATAACTTAACAGTCGAATCGTAAGTCAGCATCGAAGGCCCAAAATGTACAATTTAAGTGTACGGCCTACCCTATGGGCCGGTAACAAATGTGCGACTCCCATACCATTGTACGAGTCCGCTGAAGCGCGGCCCAAATGTCTCTGGCCCACAAACAAGGGTGTGCGACCTAAGGGGTGTGCAGCCCACATTAAATGTACTGCCCAACAATTCATGGCCCAAGTGTGTGATTCTACGAGTGTGCGACCCATGATGGGCCGGTGATCCAAAATCAGTGTGTTGTCCATTCTGGTTCAGTGTGCGGCCCAAATTCTTAAACTGTCCAACCTAAGTGTGCGGCCCACTATGGTGTGCGGCCCACACAGTAGTGTGCGGCCTCACCATAGTGTGCAGTCATGCATTCAAGAGTTGTACGTTATGCAGCCCAGGGTGTACGGTGTGCTGGTGTGTGACAAGCCAGTGTGCGACATCAGTTATGGTTGGCCGTAAATCATGGGAATCAGTTACAAGATCAATCAATTCAATAGTTAACACTTTTACAttaattcttatgaaccctagaTCATTACTCGATCATTATGGCatctaataacattcaaaccaaatcaattaacacatgattagcattccAATCGGGTCAACCACCCAACTATATCATCGAATACAAATCTTAATCCGTAATCTTAATCAACCAATTCATTCATCCATCATTATAAGCGGCTATCATTAACAACAATTAACACAAACCGATCCGTGAACATCAAAACCCTCTCTACATGCAAATCGTCACATCTAATCTGTAAATCCCATTCCCCAAGAACATCGAAATCTTTTATCATGCAACCCTAGTTTACTAGTTAATCATCATAACACATTCACGTTACACAATCCGATTCAATAAACATCAAGCATTTGATTCGAACCATGCTCACTCATATTGTTTATAAAAACCCTAGATCATGCTTCTAATAGAAAAGAAGATGGACACCAAACTTCAATTCAATCATTTAGTTTATCAATACATGACCATGATTAGCAAGGAATGTAAATCAATTATTGGTGAATCATATTAACCGAAAGAGTGTAGTGTGTCGACTTGAATGAGAGATGGTGTCACACGAAGGAGAGATTCGAAGGAGATGGGGTTGCCGTCGGGTTCGAATGGGAGGGTGAGAGCTAGGGTTTGGTGTTATGTTTTGTGTTGTGATGATTATGGGAATCACACACCTAACCAGGTGTGTGTATGTGCTACAAAGATTGTCAGGCCCAACTTTGGGTTTCGTTTGGGCTGTGGACAGAGTCACAACGGGTGAGTCTTTGGGCCGAGAGAAAAAGCACAAGGATGTGCGGTCATGGAGGGGTGTGTAACCCGAAGGCTTTGTGCGACTAGGTGATCCCCAATAACTCACAACGTATACTTAACACTAAATAAAATCAATCAACTTGTTACATCACACAACGCACATACCATTACAACTTAAAATAGTTCGTTCAAATATTTAAACACGTACACGTAGTTACAACGTAAGGCTAACATAAAAAGGAGAAATGGCCTTGGAAACACGAGTTGTCATAGTTTTGCGTTAGAAAAATTTAGACAATATTTATTGGGTACTAAAGTAATTGTCTTTTCTAATCATGCAgctttgagatatctcatgacAAAGAAACGACATGGTGAAACCGCTTCGCCATTGCCACCGGCAAAGTGTGCGAACAAAAAGTCTTCAAATCACGCCTCTTCTTCTAGCCGTAAAAATGAGAAAGAAAAGTCAACAACCTTTAAAGAAAAAGAGAAGCTGGCAATGCTTAAGGAGCGGGACTTATGTAACACCAAGTTCGCACACGAAGAATCAATGAAAGACCTTGTGTACTAGAAGGTGTGAAGACATTGTTTGAAAACATCGGTTGGGTGAAGTTACTTGAATGGTTCGATGTTGGCTACGCACCCACAACCGTTGAATTTTTGAGTTCTCTTCGTCTCGAGGATGATGAAATGCATTTCCACTTGTTTAAAAAGGATTGTGTCCTTTCGATGAACACTATTTGTCGGATGATAGATGTCACACTTTCCACGTATTaacggtgggcccggtggggagtatcgtgacgtagttgatatcatcatagtcaaataatcacaattcaatgcacagcggaagtctaaagtaaaaatattacaaaccgattcaaAAGTAACATAAAGTATTACACAACTGGTTGTAAAAAAAATCCACAGGCggataaaaaaaagaaatattgttcaacagatttaagcatcaaaagcttgcaagactcattatttgatactaggagtagccagcccatttcgcttagtacctgcacttaaccgttttagaaaatacgccagtttacactggtaattacaattaactgactctttttgaaaagtgtttat of Helianthus annuus cultivar XRQ/B chromosome 1, HanXRQr2.0-SUNRISE, whole genome shotgun sequence contains these proteins:
- the LOC110876155 gene encoding uncharacterized protein LOC110876155 yields the protein MLDLGASINVLPNSIFKKLNVGPLERTGVVIQLADRSLVYPKGVLEDVLVQVNELVFTADFYVLDMEDDDTPHSSSILLGRPFLKTAKTKIDVYSGTLSMEFDGEVINFNIYDDMRYPSDVSSLNWLYVIEPLSDDCFELSNHDVLALVLNRSIDEVAAKELTEKFKLGEDLMEVVAFMVAQKKTKYEAPKTLLPITNQKLLPSIVQAPELELKTLPDHLKYVYLGEKDTLPVIISNKLTSS